GTAAATAAGAATTATTTTTATCTTGATCTAAATAGTCAACCACCCTATACTTGCTACATTATCACATAACAAATAGGTGCATTATGAAGCCAAATATCCATCCTGATTACCAGCAAGTCGCGTTTCATGATACAGCGGCAGACAGCTATTTTATTATTGGTTCGACAATTAAAACTTCGCGTACGATTGAACTTAAAGGTAAAACTTATCCTTATGTGCCAATTGATGTATCAAGCGATTCACACCCGTTTTATACCGGTAAGCAAAAAGCCGTTGCAAGCGATGGCCGTGTTGCTGCGTTTAATCGTCGTTTTAAAAACTTAGCGAGCAAGTAGTTGCTATAGGAAAGAACATGAAAGTATTAAGTTCATTAAAAAGCGCGAAGAACCGCCCGGGCTGCCAAATCGTAAAGCGTAAAGGTCGTGTCTATGTTATTAATAAAGACAATCCGCGCTTGAAGGCAGTTCAGGGTAAAAA
The nucleotide sequence above comes from Pseudoalteromonas shioyasakiensis. Encoded proteins:
- the ykgO gene encoding type B 50S ribosomal protein L36; this translates as MKVLSSLKSAKNRPGCQIVKRKGRVYVINKDNPRLKAVQGKKKKR
- a CDS encoding type B 50S ribosomal protein L31, coding for MKPNIHPDYQQVAFHDTAADSYFIIGSTIKTSRTIELKGKTYPYVPIDVSSDSHPFYTGKQKAVASDGRVAAFNRRFKNLASK